A genome region from Streptomyces pratensis includes the following:
- a CDS encoding mobile element transfer protein, whose amino-acid sequence MPRPNRFTDVIRIGPVQVGTYYDGRGRTKHTAACTAPGCNFSADYHGRPAAELAAKTHRCNP is encoded by the coding sequence TTGCCGCGTCCGAACCGCTTCACCGACGTGATCCGCATAGGCCCCGTTCAGGTCGGCACGTACTACGACGGCCGGGGCCGGACCAAGCACACCGCCGCCTGCACAGCTCCCGGCTGCAACTTCTCCGCCGACTACCACGGCCGCCCCGCCGCCGAGCTCGCCGCCAAAACCCACCGCTGCAACCCCTGA
- a CDS encoding DUF2637 domain-containing protein, giving the protein MSRKLRLDAVLIQAVIAGALSFSHLHDLAEAAGQDGWKAWAYPISVDLLLVAAWRRMRTHADNRAAWIWFVIALAASLGANIATAGLLDLEEVPAWLRILVAGWPALAFLGGTLLAHAPTTPEPAAPATAPLAGLEPEEVPDVTVERAPDPAPELPPAPAPVPKPAPVSAPTVAVPPALLDHAQKVADSHHATTGGRIDSATLRTRLNVPAPLADAITAQLA; this is encoded by the coding sequence ATGTCCCGCAAGCTCCGCCTCGACGCCGTTCTGATCCAAGCCGTCATTGCTGGTGCGCTGTCCTTCTCCCATCTCCATGACCTGGCCGAAGCGGCCGGGCAGGACGGCTGGAAGGCCTGGGCCTACCCGATCAGCGTGGATCTGCTTCTCGTCGCCGCCTGGCGCCGCATGCGTACCCACGCCGACAACCGCGCCGCCTGGATCTGGTTCGTCATCGCGCTCGCCGCCTCACTGGGCGCCAACATCGCCACCGCCGGACTCCTCGACCTCGAAGAAGTGCCCGCCTGGCTCCGCATCCTCGTCGCCGGTTGGCCTGCCCTGGCCTTCCTCGGCGGCACCCTCCTCGCCCACGCTCCCACCACACCGGAGCCCGCCGCCCCGGCCACTGCACCGCTGGCCGGTCTGGAACCCGAGGAAGTCCCGGACGTCACCGTGGAACGGGCCCCCGACCCTGCCCCGGAACTTCCGCCGGCACCCGCCCCTGTGCCCAAGCCTGCTCCGGTTTCCGCGCCGACGGTGGCTGTTCCTCCGGCCTTGCTCGATCACGCGCAGAAGGTCGCCGACTCGCATCACGCGACGACCGGCGGCCGGATCGACTCGGCCACCCTCCGCACCCGCCTCAACGTCCCCGCACCACTGGCCGACGCCATCACAGCCCAACTCGCCTGA
- a CDS encoding helix-turn-helix domain-containing protein has protein sequence MTDELLTVPEVMARLKVGRTTVYDLIRTRRLPSMTIGSSRRIPADGLRAFLASCLKEAA, from the coding sequence ATGACTGACGAGCTGCTCACGGTCCCCGAGGTGATGGCCCGGCTGAAGGTCGGCCGGACCACTGTCTACGACCTGATCCGAACACGTCGCCTCCCCTCGATGACGATCGGCAGCAGCCGCCGTATCCCGGCTGACGGCCTGCGCGCGTTCCTCGCGTCCTGCCTCAAGGAGGCTGCCTGA
- a CDS encoding FtsK/SpoIIIE domain-containing protein — protein MSDLTTVIEVAGALSAAGGLGYAKVRAPRVFWSLAGLPVARVRFAATYRSTMDVCGLTVQPSRLRAFMVRNVARRPDVQPVPPRVRRVRGSSTGMRVTLRLPAGLEPADVAAASERLRHAWGVHSVHVVETKPGFVELRMTGYDVLRRVKMPRRLPRKATTGPLVVPVALREDGTAFVRDYQKIPHSLTLGANQSGKSMFQRNLITGLAKLTVGLVGIDCKRGVEQRGYAPRLSALAITPDEASQLLEVLVREMEERFDTLSAHGVSDLWDLPVRARPVPLVVLVDEVAELFLVAVKKDEERRDRMVMHLVRLAQMARAVGIYLEICGQRFGSELGKGATMLRAQLTGRVVHRVNDKQTADMGLGDIAPDAVFAVTTIPPDRPGVAVAGDASGGWSRIRTPEMSAADAVALCHAYAHLTPDIPALAPFRPVVRATPGPASPLGAPVTA, from the coding sequence ATGTCGGACCTGACCACGGTGATTGAAGTGGCGGGGGCCTTATCGGCTGCCGGTGGGCTCGGCTATGCGAAGGTGCGCGCTCCTCGCGTGTTCTGGTCGCTGGCCGGTCTGCCGGTCGCCCGGGTCCGCTTCGCCGCCACGTACCGCTCGACGATGGATGTGTGCGGGCTGACGGTTCAGCCGTCTCGCCTGCGGGCGTTCATGGTCCGCAACGTGGCCCGCCGCCCCGACGTCCAGCCGGTCCCTCCCAGGGTTCGCCGGGTCCGTGGCTCCTCCACCGGGATGCGGGTCACTCTCCGGCTCCCGGCCGGTCTGGAGCCTGCCGACGTTGCAGCTGCTTCGGAACGGCTCCGGCATGCCTGGGGCGTCCACTCCGTGCACGTCGTGGAGACCAAGCCCGGCTTCGTCGAACTCCGCATGACCGGCTATGACGTGCTGCGGCGGGTGAAGATGCCGCGCCGCCTGCCCCGAAAGGCCACCACGGGTCCACTGGTGGTGCCAGTGGCCCTGCGGGAGGACGGGACCGCCTTCGTCCGCGACTACCAGAAGATCCCGCACAGCCTGACCCTGGGCGCGAACCAGTCGGGCAAGTCGATGTTTCAGCGCAACCTGATCACCGGTCTCGCCAAGCTCACGGTCGGCCTGGTCGGGATCGACTGCAAGCGCGGGGTTGAACAGCGCGGATACGCACCCCGCCTCTCCGCCCTCGCCATCACCCCGGACGAAGCCTCACAGCTGCTCGAAGTCCTGGTCCGGGAGATGGAGGAGCGCTTCGACACCCTGAGCGCCCACGGCGTCTCGGACCTCTGGGACCTGCCAGTGAGGGCTCGGCCGGTGCCGTTAGTGGTGTTGGTGGACGAGGTAGCGGAACTCTTCCTCGTCGCCGTGAAGAAGGACGAGGAACGCCGGGACCGCATGGTCATGCACCTGGTGCGCCTCGCTCAGATGGCCCGTGCGGTCGGAATCTATCTGGAGATCTGCGGGCAGCGCTTCGGCTCTGAACTCGGTAAGGGCGCCACGATGCTCCGTGCCCAGCTCACCGGTCGCGTCGTCCACCGTGTCAACGACAAGCAGACCGCCGACATGGGCCTTGGCGACATCGCCCCCGATGCGGTCTTCGCCGTGACCACGATCCCGCCGGACCGCCCCGGTGTGGCCGTGGCCGGGGACGCCTCTGGTGGCTGGTCCCGCATCCGCACCCCCGAAATGAGCGCCGCCGACGCCGTGGCCCTCTGCCACGCATACGCGCACCTGACCCCCGACATCCCGGCCCTGGCCCCGTTCCGCCCGGTCGTCCGCGCAACACCCGGTCCGGCTTCGCCGCTGGGCGCTCCGGTCACCGCGTAG
- the repSA gene encoding replication initiator protein RepSA, whose protein sequence is MTTTAIAAGLDPATLGDVLRVAGSTGFDRWEEQIRRTSGCAQPIHLTGATKTTDRATGTLLHHYTTDTEPGGRLRIACGNRRASRCPACAWTYAGDTYHLIRAGLTGDPDKGTPHTIRDHPRVFATLTAPSFGPVHNRPGNRPCRCGTHHTETAAELGTPLDTATYDYAGAVLWNNHASDLWRYFTIYLRREIARRAGLTQKAAREQSRLSFGKVAEYQKRGAVHFHAVIRFDGPAGPGSPPPAWATIDLLDDAIRAAAARVEVTVPANPAAGIADDWVLRWGTQLDVQPIGAFGNGEDLTEQAVASYVAKYATKAAETTGTVDHRIGNKEALILLNVPEHPRRLIEACLDLHHAYPDRKLRDWAHMLGFRGHFSTKSRRYSTTLGALRQVRAKYRAAQQRVALGLPDPGNQPEATTLTLAHWAYAGHGHTPGESWLAANIHRDIQHNRDHAREHRAELQALDGGSWDD, encoded by the coding sequence GTGACCACCACCGCCATCGCGGCGGGCCTGGACCCGGCCACCCTGGGCGACGTGCTCCGGGTGGCCGGGTCCACCGGCTTCGACCGCTGGGAAGAACAGATCCGCCGCACTAGTGGATGCGCACAGCCCATCCACCTCACCGGCGCCACCAAGACCACCGACCGGGCCACCGGCACCCTCCTGCACCACTACACAACCGACACCGAGCCCGGCGGCCGGTTACGCATCGCCTGCGGCAACCGCCGCGCCTCCCGCTGCCCCGCCTGCGCCTGGACCTACGCAGGCGACACCTACCACCTCATCCGAGCCGGACTCACCGGAGACCCGGACAAGGGCACCCCGCACACCATCCGCGATCACCCCCGTGTCTTCGCCACCCTCACCGCCCCCTCGTTCGGCCCCGTGCACAACCGGCCCGGGAACCGGCCCTGCCGCTGCGGCACCCACCACACCGAAACGGCTGCGGAGCTCGGCACCCCGCTCGATACGGCCACGTACGACTACGCCGGTGCAGTTCTGTGGAACAACCACGCATCCGATCTCTGGCGCTATTTCACGATCTACCTGCGCCGTGAGATCGCTCGCCGAGCCGGTCTCACCCAGAAAGCGGCCCGGGAACAGTCCCGGCTGTCCTTCGGGAAGGTCGCCGAGTACCAAAAGCGCGGTGCGGTCCACTTCCACGCGGTGATCCGCTTCGACGGACCGGCCGGGCCGGGCTCCCCGCCCCCGGCCTGGGCCACCATCGATCTGCTCGACGACGCCATCCGCGCGGCTGCCGCCCGGGTTGAGGTCACTGTGCCGGCCAACCCGGCCGCTGGGATTGCTGATGACTGGGTGCTGCGCTGGGGGACACAACTCGATGTCCAGCCCATCGGCGCCTTCGGCAACGGCGAAGACCTCACAGAGCAAGCCGTGGCCTCCTACGTCGCGAAGTACGCCACCAAAGCAGCCGAGACCACCGGCACCGTCGACCACCGCATCGGCAACAAGGAAGCCCTGATCCTCCTCAACGTCCCAGAACACCCCCGGCGGCTGATCGAAGCGTGCCTCGACCTCCACCACGCTTACCCCGACCGCAAGCTCCGTGACTGGGCCCACATGCTCGGCTTCCGAGGCCACTTCTCCACCAAGTCCCGCCGCTACTCCACCACCCTCGGCGCACTCCGGCAGGTCCGCGCCAAATACCGCGCCGCACAGCAACGCGTCGCGCTCGGCCTGCCCGACCCCGGCAACCAGCCCGAAGCCACCACGCTCACCCTCGCCCACTGGGCCTACGCCGGACACGGCCACACCCCCGGCGAATCCTGGCTCGCCGCCAACATCCACCGCGACATCCAACACAACCGAGACCACGCCCGCGAACACCGCGCCGAACTGCAAGCACTCGACGGAGGTAGCTGGGATGACTGA
- a CDS encoding DUF3566 domain-containing protein — translation MTDTRGPQPQYEGYATGPLPGEREPAAGKAGPYHPPQAYQSPAGGTQGGGTQGGVQGADGAQAARLPRTGARTTPRTRKARLRVAKADPWSVMKVSFLLSIALGICTVVAAAVLWMVMDAMGVFSTVGGTISEATGSNESNGFDLQSFLSLPRVLIFTSVIAVIDVVLATALATLGAFIYNLSAGFVGGVELTLAEDE, via the coding sequence GTGACGGACACTCGGGGACCTCAGCCGCAGTACGAGGGTTACGCGACCGGGCCGTTGCCCGGCGAGCGGGAGCCCGCGGCGGGCAAGGCGGGGCCCTACCACCCGCCGCAGGCGTACCAGTCCCCTGCGGGCGGTACGCAGGGCGGAGGCACGCAGGGCGGTGTACAGGGCGCCGACGGCGCCCAGGCGGCCCGGCTGCCCCGTACAGGGGCGCGGACCACTCCGCGTACCCGTAAGGCGCGTCTGCGCGTCGCCAAGGCCGATCCGTGGTCGGTGATGAAGGTCAGCTTCCTGCTCTCCATCGCGCTCGGTATCTGCACGGTGGTCGCGGCCGCCGTCCTGTGGATGGTGATGGACGCGATGGGCGTCTTCTCCACCGTGGGCGGCACGATCAGTGAGGCCACCGGCTCGAACGAGAGCAACGGCTTCGATCTGCAGTCGTTCCTGTCGCTGCCGCGCGTCCTCATCTTCACCTCGGTCATCGCGGTGATCGATGTGGTGCTGGCCACCGCGCTGGCGACGCTGGGCGCGTTCATCTACAACCTGTCGGCCGGCTTCGTGGGTGGCGTGGAGCTCACTCTCGCCGAGGACGAGTAG
- the gyrA gene encoding DNA gyrase subunit A has product MADENTPVMPEEEPTVPGVGMRVEPVGLETEMQRSYLDYAMSVIVSRALPDVRDGLKPVHRRVLYAMYDGGYRPEKGFYKCARVVGDVMGTYHPHGDSSIYDALVRLAQHWSMRMPLVDSNGNFGSPGNDPAAAMRYTECKMMPLSMEMVRDIDEETVDFQDNYDGRNQEPTVLPARFPNLLVNGSAGIAVGMATNIPPHNLREVAAGAQWYLEHPEASHEELLDALMERIKGPDFPTGALVVGRKGIEEAYRTGRGSITMRAVVAVEEIQNRQCLVVTELPYQTNPDNLAQKIADLVKDGKVGGIADVRDETSSRTGQRLVVVLKRDAVAKVVLNNLYKHTDLQSNFGANMLALVDGVPRTLSIDAFIRHWVTHQIEVIVRRTKFRLRKAEERAHILRGLLKALNAIDEVIALIRRSNTVEIAREGLMGLLEIDELQANAILEMQLRRLAALEHQKITAEHDELQAKINEYNEILASPAKQRSIVSEELAAIVDKFGDDRRSKLVPFDGDMSIEDLIAEEDIVVTISRGGYVKRTKTDDYRSQKRGGKGVRGTKLREDDIVDHFFVSTTHHWLLFFTNKGRVYRAKAYELPDAGRDARGQHVANLLAFQPDEQIAQILAIRDYEAAPYLVLATKGGLVKKTSLKDYDSPRSGGVIAINLRETESGADDELIGAELVSAEDDLLLISRKAQSIRFTATDDALRPMGRATSGVKGMSFREGDELLSMNVVRPGTFVFTATDGGYAKRTAVDEYRVQGRGGLGIKAAKIVEDRGSLVGALVVEEADEILAITLGGGVIRTRVNEVRETGRDTMGVQLINLGKRDAVVGIARNAEAGREAEEVDGTDEAEGATVEAHAENVVEGTVEGTAPSAGEHEE; this is encoded by the coding sequence ATGGCCGACGAGAACACCCCTGTGATGCCCGAAGAGGAGCCCACCGTCCCGGGCGTGGGCATGCGTGTCGAGCCCGTGGGGCTCGAGACGGAGATGCAGCGCTCCTACCTCGACTACGCGATGTCCGTCATCGTGTCGCGTGCGCTGCCAGACGTGAGGGACGGTCTGAAGCCCGTCCACCGCCGCGTGCTGTACGCGATGTACGACGGTGGCTACAGGCCCGAGAAGGGCTTCTACAAGTGCGCCCGCGTCGTCGGTGACGTCATGGGTACGTACCACCCGCACGGTGACTCCTCGATCTACGACGCGCTCGTGCGACTGGCGCAGCACTGGTCGATGCGCATGCCGCTGGTGGACTCCAACGGCAACTTCGGTTCTCCGGGCAACGACCCGGCCGCGGCCATGCGGTACACCGAGTGCAAGATGATGCCGCTGTCCATGGAGATGGTCCGGGACATCGACGAGGAGACCGTCGACTTCCAGGACAACTACGACGGCCGCAACCAGGAGCCGACGGTTCTGCCGGCGCGCTTCCCGAACCTCCTGGTGAACGGTTCCGCGGGCATCGCGGTCGGCATGGCGACCAACATCCCGCCGCACAACCTGCGGGAGGTCGCCGCCGGGGCGCAGTGGTACCTGGAGCACCCGGAGGCCTCGCACGAGGAGCTCCTGGACGCTCTGATGGAGCGGATCAAGGGCCCCGACTTCCCGACCGGCGCCCTCGTCGTGGGCCGCAAGGGCATCGAGGAGGCGTACCGCACGGGACGTGGCTCCATCACGATGCGGGCGGTCGTCGCGGTCGAGGAGATCCAGAACAGGCAGTGCCTGGTCGTCACGGAGCTCCCGTACCAGACCAACCCGGACAACCTCGCGCAGAAGATCGCCGACCTGGTGAAGGACGGCAAGGTCGGCGGCATCGCGGACGTCCGCGACGAGACGTCCTCGCGGACGGGCCAGCGCCTGGTCGTCGTGCTCAAGCGTGACGCGGTCGCCAAGGTCGTGCTGAACAACCTCTACAAGCACACCGATCTGCAGTCGAACTTCGGCGCGAACATGCTGGCGCTCGTCGACGGGGTGCCGCGCACGCTGTCGATCGACGCGTTCATCCGGCACTGGGTGACGCACCAGATCGAGGTCATCGTCCGGCGCACGAAGTTCCGGCTGCGCAAGGCCGAGGAGCGTGCGCACATCCTGCGCGGCCTCCTCAAGGCCCTGAACGCCATCGACGAGGTCATCGCGCTCATCCGGCGCAGCAACACGGTGGAGATCGCGCGCGAGGGCCTGATGGGCCTGCTGGAGATCGACGAGCTCCAGGCGAACGCGATCCTGGAGATGCAGCTGCGGCGTCTTGCCGCGCTGGAGCACCAGAAGATCACCGCCGAGCACGACGAGCTCCAGGCGAAGATCAACGAGTACAACGAGATCCTCGCCTCCCCCGCGAAGCAGCGCTCGATCGTCAGCGAGGAACTGGCCGCGATCGTCGACAAGTTCGGCGACGACCGGCGCTCGAAGCTGGTGCCCTTCGACGGCGACATGTCGATCGAGGACCTCATCGCCGAGGAAGACATCGTCGTCACCATCTCGCGCGGCGGCTACGTCAAGCGCACCAAGACGGACGACTACCGCTCGCAGAAGCGCGGCGGCAAGGGCGTGCGCGGCACGAAGCTCCGGGAAGACGACATCGTCGACCACTTCTTCGTGTCGACGACGCACCACTGGCTGCTGTTCTTCACGAACAAGGGCCGTGTCTACCGGGCCAAGGCGTACGAGCTGCCGGATGCCGGCCGGGACGCGCGCGGCCAGCACGTCGCGAACCTGCTGGCTTTCCAGCCCGACGAGCAGATCGCGCAGATCCTCGCGATCCGCGACTACGAGGCCGCTCCCTACCTGGTCCTGGCGACCAAGGGCGGTCTGGTGAAGAAGACCTCGCTCAAGGACTACGACTCCCCGCGCTCCGGTGGTGTCATCGCGATCAACCTCCGGGAGACGGAGAGCGGCGCGGACGACGAGCTGATCGGAGCCGAACTGGTGTCGGCCGAGGACGACCTGCTGCTCATCAGCAGGAAGGCCCAGTCGATCAGGTTCACGGCGACGGACGACGCGCTCCGTCCGATGGGCCGCGCCACCTCGGGCGTGAAGGGCATGAGTTTCCGCGAGGGCGACGAACTGCTCTCGATGAATGTTGTCCGGCCCGGTACGTTCGTGTTCACTGCCACCGACGGCGGTTACGCGAAGCGGACCGCTGTCGACGAGTACCGCGTCCAGGGTCGCGGCGGTCTCGGCATCAAGGCCGCCAAGATCGTCGAGGACCGCGGATCGCTCGTCGGCGCGCTGGTGGTGGAGGAAGCGGACGAGATCCTCGCCATCACGCTCGGCGGCGGTGTCATCCGTACGCGAGTCAATGAAGTCAGGGAGACGGGCCGTGACACCATGGGCGTCCAACTGATCAATCTGGGCAAGCGTGATGCCGTCGTCGGCATCGCGCGCAACGCCGAGGCCGGTCGTGAGGCCGAAGAGGTCGACGGGACCGATGAGGCCGAAGGCGCCACGGTCGAGGCCCATGCCGAGAACGTGGTCGAAGGCACAGTCGAGGGCACGGCGCCTTCGGCCGGGGAGCACGAGGAGTAG
- a CDS encoding tyrosine-type recombinase/integrase, whose amino-acid sequence MAKRRPNGGGTITKRKDGRYQGAAYVTNTDGHRVRKFVYGSTYDDAAEKLGKLQDQERNGVPVPSRTWTLGEWLAYWLEHIVKPNREHNTYVKYESKVRLYLVPHLGKKPLIRLTPAQLRSFMADLMRTEVPPAARFEVLRVLRNALNRAVREELLTRNVAELVDMPKVTKREAKPWNAREAITFLRSARAHRLYAACVLVLVLGLRRSEVLGLRWQDIDFDQRQFTPLKQVQRVKGVGLVLKDLKTESSHAVLPLPRFCARALEERRELQDLERKIVGEGWAQEPGQDLIFSSERGGMIDPVGFSRSFNALVKRSGVRRITVRLARHTCGTLLAFLKVHPKVAQAILRHSQISMTMDVYTHVVGDGEREAVTMLAELLEDPLIG is encoded by the coding sequence ATGGCCAAGCGTCGCCCCAATGGTGGGGGAACCATCACCAAGCGCAAGGACGGGCGGTACCAGGGCGCTGCCTACGTCACCAACACGGACGGGCACCGGGTCCGGAAGTTCGTCTACGGCTCGACCTACGACGACGCAGCCGAGAAGCTGGGCAAGCTCCAGGACCAGGAGCGCAACGGTGTACCGGTTCCCTCGCGAACCTGGACGCTCGGTGAGTGGCTGGCCTACTGGCTTGAGCACATCGTGAAACCGAACCGGGAGCACAACACGTACGTGAAGTACGAGTCCAAGGTGAGGCTGTACCTGGTCCCCCATCTGGGCAAGAAGCCCTTGATCCGGCTCACCCCGGCACAGCTGCGCTCGTTCATGGCCGATCTGATGCGCACGGAGGTTCCGCCGGCCGCGCGCTTCGAGGTGCTTCGGGTCCTGCGGAACGCGTTGAATCGGGCTGTTCGAGAGGAGCTGCTGACGCGGAACGTCGCCGAGCTGGTGGACATGCCCAAGGTGACCAAGCGGGAAGCCAAGCCGTGGAACGCCCGGGAAGCCATCACGTTCCTGCGCTCGGCTCGTGCGCACCGGCTCTACGCCGCCTGCGTCCTGGTGCTGGTCCTCGGCCTGCGTCGGAGCGAGGTGCTGGGGCTCCGCTGGCAGGACATCGACTTTGATCAGCGTCAGTTCACGCCGCTCAAGCAGGTGCAGCGGGTCAAGGGCGTCGGCCTGGTCCTTAAGGACCTCAAGACCGAGTCCTCGCATGCTGTGCTGCCGCTGCCCCGGTTCTGTGCCCGTGCCCTGGAAGAGCGCCGGGAGCTGCAAGACCTGGAGCGGAAGATCGTGGGCGAGGGCTGGGCCCAGGAGCCGGGCCAAGATCTGATCTTCTCGTCGGAACGGGGCGGGATGATCGACCCTGTGGGCTTCTCCAGGAGCTTCAACGCGCTCGTTAAGCGGTCCGGTGTCCGCCGGATCACGGTGCGGCTCGCCCGGCACACCTGCGGCACCCTGCTGGCCTTCCTGAAGGTGCATCCCAAGGTCGCTCAGGCCATCCTTCGGCACAGCCAGATCAGCATGACGATGGATGTCTACACCCACGTCGTGGGCGACGGTGAGCGGGAAGCCGTGACGATGCTCGCGGAACTTCTGGAAGATCCGTTGATCGGCTGA